In the genome of Chryseobacterium sp. 52, the window CATCAGTTCCATAATCTTTTCCATGGTCATATCCGAAGTTTGTCTTCCGTTGATTGTAATGACGCGGTCATCTTTTTTCAGTCCTGCTTGAAATGCCGGAGAATCTTTCCTTACACCTGCCACTGAAAAGATAGGTTTTAAGATAAACTTATACTGGAAATTATTTCCTATGGGAATTTCGTTGCTGGCCTCAGAAGATTTTTTGGGTTCAATTTTTACCCGGTCCTCCTGCCATTCCAATCCATCCTGTTGAAAGTCTAATCCACTCATATTAAAATGAAAAGGATCATCAAAGTTTCTGTTTTTTTTCAAATATAATTTTCTGCCGGTATAATCGAAAACAACAGAAAACCTACGCATTATTTCTCCACCTACAGAACCCTTCCTGTCTTTTACGAGATTGACATGCTGGATAGAATATTCATCCGGCATTGCGGTGAGAGGCTTTTCAAATTTGAAGTCTCCAAGATAAAAATTATGAATACGGCTCCTTTTGCCATAAACATCTCCATTGAACCCACGGCCCAGGTAATCATCAATATTAGGTCTGTTGTAAACAAAATCTTTGATGAGGGTAGGGAAGAGCCATATGGCATCGCTGTTTCCAAGATCTATCAGAAGTTTAGATCTATTTTTGTCATTGGTCATTTCTACATCTGCATTGATATAAGGTTTGTCCTTTTCTATGCTTATTGGAAGTTCATCAAACTTTCTGATCTTCTTTTTAAATACATCAGCATCCTGATATATTGTGATCTTTTTTGAAGTATAGTCTATGGAAATGGGATGATCTTTAAAAAAATGATAGCCAATCACTCCGTTTACAGGAATTCCTATATGGGAGGAAATATTGAATTTTTCATCAACTATAATAAACAAAAGCATGGAGGAATTGATGATGCTTTTACCTATTTTAGCAACATTGCGGTCAGATTTAAAACCGTCTATACTTACATTCCCACCAAGCCCAGAAAATTTTATTTTCTCGACATTCTGTAACTTGACTTCCTTATTCTCTACACTGAAAAGAATAGTTTCTGCAACTCCGGTATCAAGCATAAAGGTAAGCTCAGCCCCATTAACATTAATAGGAATAAAAATAAGGTTATTGATAAGCTTAAAAGGAATAACAGCTTTTTTGACATTTACCAGTTCAAAATTGTTCTGGGCACCTAAAAAAATGCTAAAGAAGAATGCCAGTAAAAAAAGCTTAAATTTCATTTACTGAATTTAGTGAAATAATCCTTACTGTCAATAAAAAAACATTCCAAAGACAGGAATGTTTGTATAAACTGCAATGCTAAAGGGCATATTGATTAAATTTATATAAAATAATACTTCAAGCTATTTTGAGAAAAATTCCATCAGATCCATATAATTCTTCTGATTCACACCATGTCCGCTCATATACTCTCTGAAAGTGAAATAACAGCTCAGGTCATACAGAAGGTCTGCAGCCTTTCTTCCCCATTCCATAGGAATAACGGCATCATCTGTTCCGTGGGATACAAAGAAACGAAGTCTTTCCAGTTTCTTTTTGTCTTTTACAATCCCATCCAGAAGTTTTTCCTCAGGATAACTGCTCAGACAGGCTACATAATTGAACATATCCGGATGTTTTAAAGCTAAAGCATAACATAATATTCCACCCTGGCTGAAACCGCACAGATGTACTTTACCTTCGATAAGTCCATAATTATTGACGATTTTCAAGATGCTTTCCAATACTCCGTCCAGCGATTCCTTCGCCTGAGGAATATCAATGAAATTTTCAGGGTTATTAAAATCAATGTCAAACCAGGAATATCCCTCAAACTGGGTAGCTCTTGGTGCTCTGAAACTTACAATAAGCCAGTCAGCAGGAAGGGTTTCCCTGAAGCTGAAAAGGTCCTGCTCATTACTGCCATAGCCATGAAGCATAAAAAGTACAGTAGTATCTGGAGTGATATGTTCCGGTTCTCTTACTATATAATCTAAATTCATACAGCAAATATAATTAATAAATCATATTGTAAAATTCAAAACAGGACTGCCTTAATTTTATATTTGATACTTAGCCGATTGTGCCCTTAAATAGGGACTGTTCCTGTAATTGTGGTTTTTGCCGATTTGATATTATTTGGAAAACTTTATTGGAAATTTTTCATAAAAGTTATTTTTATATTAATAAAAAACTTATATTTGAAACATTAAAAATCTATTTGGAGAAATGAAGCAATTTTACAAATCAAAAAGTTTACTTAGACTTTCTTTTTTATTCGTTTTATTATTTTCTGTAATTTCTGTGGTGAATTCTTGTAAAAAGGATGACGATGATGACGAATTTGCAGATCACGTTGTTCAGTTTGAAGTGAAAACAACTACCGGGGGAGTTATTAGAGCTATCGTCACACAGGTAGGAACTGTTAAAACTGATATTTTCGATCCGGTAGGAACTACTTGGACGAGCGGTGAGTTCTTTGTGAATTCAAGTCAGGCACAGTTAAACCTGGATGCTAAGGCGGATCTTCCTAATGCAGATTCAGAACTGGTAATTAATCTTTGGATTGACGGAGAAATCGTAAGAACCAAAAAGATGGTAGGAGCGGGACCTCTGGTAGCTTCTATTGATTACAGTTTCTTAGAATTATAAAGAATATAATCTACTATAATAAAAAAACCGCTTTTTAAAAGCGGTTTTTTTATTACTTATTTTACAGAAGAATCAAAAAAAGGCTGTATAAAAACAGCCTTTTAATATGATAATATGTGTTGAGTCTTATTGAGCTTTTACAATGAAGTAGCTTTTCTTACCCTTTTGAAGCAGTAAAAATTTACCGTCAATAAGATCGCTTTCATTAGCTGTATAAGTATCATTTACTTTTTCTTTGTTCACAGAGATCGCATTCCCTTTGATTTCTCTTTGAGCCTCACTTTTAGATTTCAGGAAACCTGATTTCTCAGAAAGTAAATCAACGATACTTATTCCTAAAACATCAGATTTTGATAATTCTTTCTGTGGAACACCGTCAAAAACCTCCAGGAAAGTTTCTTCATCCAGGCTTACCAGATCCTCAGCAGTAGAACGTCCGAAAAGAATTTCCGAAGCCTTAAGCGCTTTTTCATATTCTTCTCTGCCATGTACCCATACCGTTACTTCCTCAGCCAGTCTCTTTTGAAGTTTTCTTTCATGAGGCGCAGCTTTATGCTCTTCAATTAAAGCTTCAATTTCTTCTTTTCCTATGAAAGTATAGAATTTAATAAATCTTTCTGCGTCATCATCTGTGGCATTCAGCCAGAACTGATAGAATTTGTACGGAGACGTTTTCTTTTTGTCCAGCCAGTAATTTTCTCCGCTTTCAGACTTTCCAAACTTAGAACCGTCAGCCTTAGTGATCAAAGGAACTGTTAATGCAAAAGCTTCTCCCTGTGCTTTTCTACGGATCAGTTCAGTACCTGTAGTGATATTTCCCCACTGGTCAGAACCACCCATCTGAAGTTTTACATTATTATTTTGATACAGGTGAAGGAAATCATATCCCTGGATAAGCTGGTACGTGAATTCTGTAAAACTCATCCCGTCTACACTGCTGTCTCCGGATAATCTCTTCTTTACAGAATCTTTTGCCATCATATAATTGACTGTAATATTTTTCCCGACATTTTTAGCAAAATCAAGGAAAGAAATATTTTTCATCCAGTCATAATTGTTAACCAGTTCCGCTTTATTAGGCCCATTACCATCAAAATCTAAAAATTTTGAAAGCTGGTTTTTTAAACAGTCAACATAATGCAGAAGAGTTGCCTCATCCAAAAGATTTCTTTCTGCAGATTTTCCTGAAGGATCTCCAATCATTCCTGTAGCACCTCCTACCAAAGCGATTGGTTTATGGCCATGTTGCTGGAAGTGAGCCAGAATTTTTATCTGGATAAGACTTCCGATATGCAAAGAATCAGCAGTCGGGTCGAAACCAATATACGCAGTAGTTACCTCTTTATTCAGTTGTTCATCGGTTCCTGGCATCATATCGGCAAAAAGACCACGCCATTTTAATTCTTCTATAAAGGAATTCATCTCTATTTTCTTTAAAAATTTACGGTGCAAAGATAATGAATTCATAAGTATGATAAGAACAGGCAAATTGACTAATTCACCTTTTTGCGATTTTGCCCCTTTGCCTTCTCACTTAAAAAAATTATATTTGTTATTAATGAACGACGAACAGCTATTTCTGCTTATTCAAAAGGCAAAAGAAAAGGACCAGAAGGCCCAGACCAAACTCATCAATATTTTTTGGGTGGATGTTTTCTCTTTTGTCATGAAGAAAGTGAGAGATGAAAATGATGCAGACGAGATCACCGTAAATGTTTTTTCAAAAGTACTTTCAAAACTGGATATGTATGATCCACATTTTCAGTTTAAAACCTGGATATTGACCATTGCCCAAAATACAGTTATTGATTTCTGGAGAAAAAGAAGCCGGGAAAATCAGGATCCTACTGAAAATCTTGATGAGGTTAAAAATCAGTTTGCAAAATCCCCCGAAGAGCTGATGATCTCTAATGAAGAACAGAAAAAAATCATTAAAACCATCGAATCCCTGGATGCCAATTATCAGGATATTATCAAATTAAGATTCTTTGAAGAAAAAAGTATCAAAGAAATTGCAGAAGAGCTGGGAATTTCCGTTGCCAATACGAAGGTAAGGGTTATGCGTGCCAAAAAGGTCCTGGCAGAACTGCTGAAAAATAATGAATTTGATGATAATTAATACCTTAGAAGTAGACTTCCTCTTTCGTTTTGGGTAAGATAATTTTTCTCTGATCCTTCTGATTTCTGTTATGAAGGTCAATCTTTAATCCTTTTTTAATGTATGTTTCCTGTTTGGATTTGCCATATTCAGCAGTGTTTTCTACATCTTTTTTATAGTTAAGCTGCCCCGTGGAAAGATTAAAATCTACTTCCGCCCAATAATCTCCCGGTCTCCCGGATTCTGAAGAATAACCGATCAGTTCAAAATGCCCGTTCTGAAACCTGTATTTATCAGTATAGCCCCATTTCCAGCTGCTTCCGCCTGCCTGGGTGATACTTAAAACTCCTTTTTGAATAGCCATTGATTGATAGGGATCGCCCATCATTCCTCCTCCGGCACTTTCCAGAACAGCATTTCTTGATTTGCTGAGGATCATCCACGTTCCGCCACTTTTTTTCTGAATTTGAATTTCGCGGATCTTACCCAGTTCACCCTCATCTATCGTATTATAAATAACCACTCTTTCAGGAATTTTATCACCGTCCAGATCTCCTTCTACAGTGTCTATAATCTCAGAACCCTTTGGCTGAAGTTCTTTCTGGGCAAAACAAAATGTACTGATAATAACTGCTACGGTAAAAAGAATCTTCTTCATAGTTTGAATTTGGTCAACTAAAATTACAATTATATTTTGAATTATCTGTTCTGTCAATTTTTCTGGTAGATGGTTTCCATTAAAAATTCCTTAACTTTGAACTTCAATTTTAGAGATGGAAAATTTAGTTCAAGATACTACCGTTCAAAAACCAAAGTGGATCCGTGTAAAACTTCCTACCGGAAAGAACTACAGGGAGCTTAGGACTTTGGTGGACAAATATAAATTAAATACCATATGCCAGAGCGGAAGCTGTCCGAATATGGGTGAATGCTGGGGAGAAGGAACGGCAACGTTCATGATCTTAGGAAATATCTGTACAAGAAGCTGCGGATTTTGCGGCGTTAAAACAGGAAAACCACTTGATGTCAATTGGGATGAGCCTGAAAAAGTGGCCCGTTCTATTAAATTAATGAAGATCAAGCATGCTGTTCTTACGTCTGTAGACCGTGACGACCTGAAAGATATGGGATCAATTCTTTGGGGTGAAACCGTGAATGCCGTGAGAAGAATTTCTCCCGGAACGACCATGGAAACCCTTATTCCCGATTTTCAGGGACTTACCAAACATATTGACAGATTGGTAGAAGTGGCTCCGGAAGTGATTTCTCACAATATGGAAACCGTAAAACGTCTGACAAGAGAAGTAAGGATACAGGCTAAATATGAACGAAGCTTGGAAGTATTGAGATACTTAAAAGAAGCAGGTCAGAGAAGAACAAAAACAGGTATGATGCTTGGTTTGGGGGAAACTAAAGATGAGGTTTTCCAGACGATTGAAGATATCAGAAATGCCAACGTAGATGTGATTACGCTTGGACAATATCTGCAGCCTACCAAAAAACATTTGCCGGTGAAAAGATTTATTACACCGGAAGAGTTTGATGAATTGGGAGATTTCGCAAGAAGCTTAGGTTTCAGACATGTTGAAAGCTCACCTTTAGTAAGAAGTTCTTACCACGCTGAAAAACATATTCACTAAAAATATAACCGCTTCATTGTTGAAGCGGTTTTTTTTATGAATCATCTATTACCAACCCTATGTATTATCTTTTCAAAAGGATTTGGTTTATTGATCTCTAGTAAATTGATATTTTTGTCCTCTTTGTATTAAGAGCATTTTCTTTTCAGAAGGATTAAGTTCTAAGATTATTCCAGCAGGAAAGTATTCAAACTTATTTTCTCCAATTTTATCCAGAGTGAAGGAAGAATCACCTATAACTTCTGCAGTTAAAAATTGATCTTTATAAGACAGTTTGAATTTAAAAGAAAGTTCGGACGAACTGTAAATACCGGTATAAAGCTCTGCCTGTATGCTGTTTATTTGTCTTTCGGATAACGCTCTCTTATTTTTATAAATAATATTGAGGAGGTAATAAACAAAGTCGTCTTTGCTCAACTGTTCACCATTTAATACCAGAGAAATAGCTATTTTATTTTTAATATCGAACAAAACGATGCTGTGAGATCCATACGTGTCACCATAGTGACCATATAATATATTGCCGCCAAAAGAAAGATTTATTAATCCTCTTCCAAAAAAATGATCACCAGTCGGGAGCATTTTTTCCAAAGAATTTCCACTGATTATTTTACCTGCAAATAATTGAGAGATAAAAATATTTGTGTCATACATTGTGGATGCAATGT includes:
- a CDS encoding PDZ domain-containing protein, which gives rise to MKFKLFLLAFFFSIFLGAQNNFELVNVKKAVIPFKLINNLIFIPINVNGAELTFMLDTGVAETILFSVENKEVKLQNVEKIKFSGLGGNVSIDGFKSDRNVAKIGKSIINSSMLLFIIVDEKFNISSHIGIPVNGVIGYHFFKDHPISIDYTSKKITIYQDADVFKKKIRKFDELPISIEKDKPYINADVEMTNDKNRSKLLIDLGNSDAIWLFPTLIKDFVYNRPNIDDYLGRGFNGDVYGKRSRIHNFYLGDFKFEKPLTAMPDEYSIQHVNLVKDRKGSVGGEIMRRFSVVFDYTGRKLYLKKNRNFDDPFHFNMSGLDFQQDGLEWQEDRVKIEPKKSSEASNEIPIGNNFQYKFILKPIFSVAGVRKDSPAFQAGLKKDDRVITINGRQTSDMTMEKIMELMRSDEGRSITMVVQRKNNKMTFNFVLEDPIPYQE
- a CDS encoding alpha/beta hydrolase; amino-acid sequence: MNLDYIVREPEHITPDTTVLFMLHGYGSNEQDLFSFRETLPADWLIVSFRAPRATQFEGYSWFDIDFNNPENFIDIPQAKESLDGVLESILKIVNNYGLIEGKVHLCGFSQGGILCYALALKHPDMFNYVACLSSYPEEKLLDGIVKDKKKLERLRFFVSHGTDDAVIPMEWGRKAADLLYDLSCYFTFREYMSGHGVNQKNYMDLMEFFSK
- the tyrS gene encoding tyrosine--tRNA ligase, translated to MNSFIEELKWRGLFADMMPGTDEQLNKEVTTAYIGFDPTADSLHIGSLIQIKILAHFQQHGHKPIALVGGATGMIGDPSGKSAERNLLDEATLLHYVDCLKNQLSKFLDFDGNGPNKAELVNNYDWMKNISFLDFAKNVGKNITVNYMMAKDSVKKRLSGDSSVDGMSFTEFTYQLIQGYDFLHLYQNNNVKLQMGGSDQWGNITTGTELIRRKAQGEAFALTVPLITKADGSKFGKSESGENYWLDKKKTSPYKFYQFWLNATDDDAERFIKFYTFIGKEEIEALIEEHKAAPHERKLQKRLAEEVTVWVHGREEYEKALKASEILFGRSTAEDLVSLDEETFLEVFDGVPQKELSKSDVLGISIVDLLSEKSGFLKSKSEAQREIKGNAISVNKEKVNDTYTANESDLIDGKFLLLQKGKKSYFIVKAQ
- a CDS encoding RNA polymerase sigma factor, giving the protein MNDEQLFLLIQKAKEKDQKAQTKLINIFWVDVFSFVMKKVRDENDADEITVNVFSKVLSKLDMYDPHFQFKTWILTIAQNTVIDFWRKRSRENQDPTENLDEVKNQFAKSPEELMISNEEQKKIIKTIESLDANYQDIIKLRFFEEKSIKEIAEELGISVANTKVRVMRAKKVLAELLKNNEFDDN
- the lipA gene encoding lipoyl synthase, with the translated sequence MENLVQDTTVQKPKWIRVKLPTGKNYRELRTLVDKYKLNTICQSGSCPNMGECWGEGTATFMILGNICTRSCGFCGVKTGKPLDVNWDEPEKVARSIKLMKIKHAVLTSVDRDDLKDMGSILWGETVNAVRRISPGTTMETLIPDFQGLTKHIDRLVEVAPEVISHNMETVKRLTREVRIQAKYERSLEVLRYLKEAGQRRTKTGMMLGLGETKDEVFQTIEDIRNANVDVITLGQYLQPTKKHLPVKRFITPEEFDELGDFARSLGFRHVESSPLVRSSYHAEKHIH